A region from the Peromyscus leucopus breed LL Stock chromosome 9, UCI_PerLeu_2.1, whole genome shotgun sequence genome encodes:
- the LOC119088439 gene encoding multiple epidermal growth factor-like domains protein 11, whose amino-acid sequence MSEVARMDGQGRKHFFYFENDAGAGTAYPDHPDKGVHLTAGAPCPVGHFCPVGLGMPLPCPVGTFSDRMFLSMSSECLPCPPGHFCSASGLSAPSGPCAPGYFCLAGVSSPTPTGLSGYGGPCPQGHFCPRGTSFPQPCRAGSYSSLPGQASCFPCPAGYYCPENITSYSGYPCPAGFYCPRGTKHAAQFPCPRGYYNPDSLTHSLDSCLPCPPGHYCGQENLTKPSGACDAGWYCVSAAWTARPFDLDNYTSTNCLCPATATGGKCPAGSYCPEGSPEPTPCPPGFFCATSGCPTNTSFFLSPGLSTPTGSCQAGYFCTGGSESPAPEDEVTGGPCPPGFFCPAASHKPMPCPAGTFSSLPEQTASSTCQTCPSGFYCKEAGLQAPSGWCPAGYYCDSSSGPVQDFSLYPCPRGYYCPVGTAKAMHHSCPVGTYGPQKGLTSITECQLCPAGKFCSLAGITAPTGTKQGLGEGVGTRGHGKKWT is encoded by the exons ATGAGTGAGGTAGCCAGGATGGATGGGCAGGGCAGGAAGCACTTCTTTTACTTTGAGAATGATGCAG GAGCTGGGACTGCTTATCCTGATCATCCTGATAAAGGTGTCCACCTGACAGCAGGGGCCCCCTGCCCTGTAGGTCACTTTTGTCCAGTGGGCCTGGGgatgcccctcccctgccctgtagGCACCTTCTCAGATCG GATGTTTCTCTCCATGTCCTCTGAGTGCCTGCCATGCCCCCCTGGCCATTTCTGTTCTGCCTCTGGCCTCTCTGCTCCCTCAGGACCCTGTGCCCCTGGTTACTTCTGTTTAGCAGGAGtctcctccccaaccccaacaG GCCTCTCAGGGTATGGGGGGCCCTGTCCCCAAGGGCACTTCTGCCCCCGTGGGACCAGTTTTCCACAGCCCTGTCGTGCAGGCTCCTACAGCTCCCTGCCTGGCCAGGCTTCCTGCTTCCCCTGCCCGGCTGGCTATTACTGCCCCGAGAACATCACCAGCTACAGTGGATACCCATGTCCTGCTGGTTTCTACTGCCCCCGAG GTACCAAGCACGCCGCTCAATTCCCCTGCCCCCGGGGCTACTACAACCCCGACTCACTAACCCACAGCTTGGACAGCTGCTTGCCCTGCCCGCCGGGCCATTACTGTGGTCAAGAGAATCTGACAAAGCCGTCAGGGGCCTGTGATGCAG GCTGGTACTGCGTGTCAGCAGCATGGACCGCTCGCCCCTTTGACTTGGACAACTACACCAGCACGAACTGCCTGTGCCCAGCCACTGCCACAGGGGGGAAGTGTCCAGCTGGCTCCTACTGCCCCGAGGGCAGCCCAGAGCCCACACCTTGCCCGCCAGGCTTCTTCTGTGCCACCTCAG GATGCCCAACCAATACCAGCTTCTTCTTGTCCCCAGGTCTCTCTACACCCACTGGGTCCTGCCAGGCTGGCTACTTCTGCACAGGCGGCTCTGAGTCCCCAGCTCCTGAGGATGAGGTGACAGGAGGCCCTTGCCCCCCAGGATTCTTTTGCC CTGCAGCCTCACACAAGCCTATGCCCTGTCCTGCGGGCaccttctccagcctcccagaGCAGACTGCATCCTCCACATGCCAGACCTGTCCATCAGGCTTCTACTGCAAGGAGGCAGGTCTCCAGGCCCCCAGTGGGTGGTGCCCAGCAg GCTATtactgtgactccagctctggaCCTGTCCAGGACTTCAGCTTGTACCCATGTCCTCGAGGATATTACTGCCCTGTGGGCACAGCCAAGGCCATGCACCACAGCTGCCCGGTGGGCACATACGGTCCTCAAAAAGGTCTAACAAGCATCACCGAGTGCCAGCTGTGCCCTGCTGGGAAATTCTGCTCACTGGCTGGGATCACGGCTCCCACGGGTACAAAGCAGGgtttgggggaaggggtgggcacAAGAGGCCATGGGAAGAAGTGGACCTGA